One genomic region from Evansella sp. LMS18 encodes:
- a CDS encoding flagellar brake protein: MKFVEGFSIPESNNLEVEKYQGRKSPLIKAGCTIFLETTQPDGSKKRYRSKLLDYGSDLLYIDFPVEEGSNKQVNFLRGTEFRVWFLGNDDAIYLFRSQVAGTAELPRPMLVLSDPGKKQYKRIQRRQYVRINTAADVAIHPLEHEFEPFATVTADLSGGGMSVILPDSHKLKKGKTIKLWIALHFNSGESLYVETKSRVVRVHEYRGRQRASLQFMLIKETDRQKVIRYCFEKQLAIRNREKERQAGNIVKR, translated from the coding sequence ATGAAATTTGTTGAAGGATTTTCTATCCCGGAGTCGAATAACCTAGAAGTGGAAAAATACCAGGGAAGGAAGAGTCCTTTGATTAAGGCAGGATGCACAATTTTTTTAGAAACGACACAACCAGACGGAAGTAAAAAGAGATACAGGAGCAAGCTGCTGGATTACGGCAGTGATCTGCTGTACATTGATTTTCCTGTAGAGGAAGGGTCTAATAAACAAGTGAATTTTCTCCGGGGTACGGAGTTTCGCGTATGGTTTCTCGGTAATGACGACGCTATATATCTCTTCAGATCCCAGGTTGCAGGAACCGCAGAACTTCCAAGACCAATGTTAGTTCTCAGTGATCCCGGGAAAAAGCAGTATAAAAGGATCCAAAGAAGACAGTACGTGCGGATAAATACAGCTGCAGATGTTGCCATCCACCCACTCGAGCATGAATTTGAACCATTCGCTACAGTTACTGCGGATCTCAGCGGAGGAGGAATGTCTGTAATTCTGCCGGACAGCCATAAACTAAAAAAGGGAAAAACGATCAAGCTCTGGATAGCTCTCCATTTTAATTCCGGGGAGAGTCTCTATGTTGAAACAAAGTCCCGTGTGGTAAGAGTACACGAGTACAGGGGCCGCCAGAGAGCTTCCCTTCAGTTTATGCTAATTAAAGAAACCGACAGGCAGAAAGTTATCCGATATTGTTTTGAAAAACAGCTTGCGATAAGAAACCGTGAGAAGGAACGGCAGGCAGGAAATATTGTCAAGAGGTAG
- a CDS encoding DUF2768 domain-containing protein: MNNEVEDMTSDPMTNMWISFFAMGLMFVSVVLTIFTKEKLSGFFRYLLLTISFICIMVAGFIIFFTVFAGPTPE; encoded by the coding sequence GTGAATAACGAGGTGGAAGATATGACTAGCGATCCGATGACGAATATGTGGATCTCCTTTTTTGCAATGGGTTTAATGTTTGTTTCTGTAGTTCTGACAATTTTTACAAAAGAGAAACTATCAGGTTTCTTCAGGTATTTATTGTTAACCATTAGTTTTATTTGCATAATGGTTGCCGGATTCATAATATTTTTTACTGTTTTTGCCGGGCCGACACCGGAGTAA
- the rpsA gene encoding 30S ribosomal protein S1 produces the protein MTEEMNNEMAEVKDFSVGEIVTGTVTKVEEKQAYVNVGYKMDGIVPISELSSLHVEKVSDVLNEGDEVELQVIKLTDEELVLSKRAVAAEKAWDDLAEKHENGETFEAEVADVVKGGLVVDLGVRGFIPASLVERHYVEDFSDYKGKTLRVKVVEMDKEKNKLILSQRAVLDEEAAEKKRETLNQLNAGDVLEGTVQRLTDFGAFVDIGGVDGLVHISQMAHHHVDTPSEVVNEGDVVKVKVLGVDPDNERISLSIKDTLPGPWEALEGKFQHGDVVEGTVKRLVSFGAFVEIAPGVEGLVHISQIANRHIGTPGEVLKEGESVKAKVLDVNVTERRISLSIRALEEEKEAKAEKAAKNEYQKEDDHSGFSLGDMIGDQLKKYKK, from the coding sequence ATGACAGAAGAGATGAATAACGAAATGGCTGAGGTGAAAGATTTCTCAGTCGGGGAAATTGTGACAGGTACAGTCACTAAAGTGGAAGAAAAACAAGCGTATGTAAACGTAGGCTATAAAATGGATGGTATTGTTCCAATTAGTGAACTGTCCAGTTTACATGTGGAGAAGGTCAGTGATGTTCTTAATGAAGGAGATGAAGTGGAACTCCAGGTTATTAAGCTTACTGACGAAGAACTCGTTCTTTCCAAGCGGGCAGTCGCAGCAGAGAAAGCATGGGATGACCTCGCTGAAAAGCATGAAAACGGTGAAACATTTGAGGCTGAGGTGGCTGATGTAGTTAAAGGCGGCCTTGTAGTGGACCTTGGTGTTCGCGGTTTTATCCCTGCTTCATTGGTTGAGCGCCACTACGTTGAGGATTTTTCTGACTATAAGGGCAAAACTCTCCGTGTAAAAGTGGTGGAAATGGATAAAGAAAAAAATAAGTTGATCCTGTCCCAGCGGGCTGTATTAGACGAAGAAGCTGCGGAGAAAAAGCGGGAAACACTGAACCAGCTTAACGCGGGTGATGTGCTTGAAGGAACTGTACAAAGATTGACTGACTTTGGTGCTTTTGTTGACATCGGCGGGGTGGATGGCCTCGTTCACATTTCACAAATGGCACACCACCATGTGGATACACCTTCAGAAGTTGTTAATGAAGGTGACGTGGTAAAAGTAAAAGTACTTGGTGTCGACCCTGACAACGAGCGTATCTCCCTGTCTATTAAAGATACTCTTCCTGGTCCGTGGGAAGCTCTTGAAGGGAAATTCCAGCATGGCGATGTGGTTGAAGGGACGGTAAAGCGACTAGTTTCTTTCGGGGCATTTGTTGAAATTGCTCCTGGAGTGGAAGGGCTTGTTCACATTTCCCAGATTGCAAACCGCCATATCGGAACTCCAGGCGAAGTGTTAAAAGAAGGGGAATCCGTTAAGGCTAAGGTGCTGGATGTTAACGTCACTGAAAGACGCATTTCCCTTAGTATAAGGGCTCTTGAAGAGGAAAAAGAGGCGAAAGCTGAGAAAGCTGCCAAGAATGAATATCAAAAGGAAGATGACCATTCAGGGTTTTCCTTAGGCGATATGATTGGAGACCAGCTGAAAAAATACAAAAAATAA
- the cmk gene encoding (d)CMP kinase — MKKQMNIAIDGPAGAGKSTVARMVAEQLGFIYIDTGAMYRALTYAALKQQSDIQDGSDLLKLLNETDIELVKNNGKQTVTVNNKDVGEEIRLIDVTSKVSYVARHPEVREEMVKRQQILAEQGGTVMDGRDIGTAVLPDAELKVFLTASVDERAKRRHEEQLSKGQPSDLEVLKEEIRNRDKIDSERETAPLKKAEDAVEIDSTKMSIDEVVKAILSLADERRGMIR, encoded by the coding sequence ATGAAAAAACAGATGAATATTGCCATTGACGGTCCTGCCGGAGCCGGTAAAAGCACAGTCGCCAGAATGGTGGCGGAACAGCTTGGTTTTATATATATAGATACAGGAGCAATGTACCGTGCACTGACATATGCGGCATTAAAGCAGCAGTCAGATATTCAGGACGGCAGTGATTTGTTAAAGTTGCTAAATGAAACAGATATCGAACTTGTAAAAAACAATGGCAAACAAACCGTAACGGTGAACAATAAAGATGTTGGAGAAGAGATTCGCCTCATTGATGTCACCAGCAAAGTATCGTACGTTGCCAGGCATCCGGAAGTAAGGGAAGAGATGGTAAAAAGACAGCAGATCCTCGCAGAACAAGGGGGGACGGTAATGGATGGGCGTGATATTGGCACCGCAGTCCTGCCAGATGCTGAATTAAAAGTTTTCCTGACCGCTTCTGTTGATGAACGGGCGAAAAGACGCCATGAAGAGCAGCTATCAAAGGGGCAGCCATCTGACCTTGAAGTGCTAAAAGAAGAAATTCGCAACAGAGATAAAATAGATTCCGAGAGGGAAACCGCTCCGCTAAAGAAAGCAGAGGATGCTGTGGAAATCGATTCGACGAAGATGAGCATTGATGAAGTTGTGAAGGCCATTCTCTCTCTCGCAGACGAAAGAAGGGGAATGATCAGGTGA
- a CDS encoding NAD(P)H-dependent glycerol-3-phosphate dehydrogenase, whose amino-acid sequence MSKIAVLGSGSWGTALSIVLASNGHDVYLWGRSEEQANEINANHTNNRYLPDIKLPEGIKAVTDLNDSLEGAEAVLLVVPTKAMREVLKKVTTLIDRPLLFMHASKGIEPGTHLRVSEIIEEEIPGSQRAGVAALSGPSHAEEVSLYQPTTVTSSSSDPETAKRVQDLFMNKHFRVYTNPDLIGVEIGGSLKNIIAIGAGMTNGLGYGDNAKAALMTRGLAEITRLGMKMGANPLTFAGLSGLGDLIVTCTSVHSRNWRAGNMLGKGKSVEEVLSEMGMVVEGIRTTQAAYELARKLEVEMPITNELYEVLFNDKSPEEAVTELMGRVKKHEVEDLKLRKDDFKE is encoded by the coding sequence ATGTCTAAAATCGCTGTACTGGGTTCGGGCAGCTGGGGAACAGCTTTGTCCATCGTTCTTGCAAGCAATGGGCATGACGTTTATTTATGGGGCCGCTCGGAAGAACAGGCAAACGAAATCAATGCAAATCATACGAATAACCGCTATCTTCCGGACATAAAGCTTCCGGAAGGAATAAAGGCAGTAACAGATTTAAACGACTCCCTGGAAGGAGCGGAAGCGGTGCTCCTCGTTGTGCCGACTAAAGCAATGAGGGAAGTACTTAAGAAGGTTACCACTCTGATAGATCGTCCTTTGCTTTTTATGCACGCCAGTAAAGGTATTGAACCTGGTACTCATCTGAGAGTCTCTGAAATTATCGAAGAGGAAATCCCAGGCTCCCAGAGAGCCGGAGTCGCAGCACTTTCCGGACCAAGCCATGCTGAAGAAGTCAGCCTCTATCAGCCTACAACAGTTACAAGCTCTTCCAGCGACCCGGAAACAGCTAAAAGGGTACAGGACTTGTTTATGAATAAGCATTTCCGCGTTTATACCAATCCTGACCTCATTGGTGTGGAGATTGGAGGCTCACTAAAGAATATTATTGCCATCGGTGCCGGGATGACAAATGGACTTGGCTATGGCGATAACGCAAAAGCTGCTTTAATGACGAGGGGTTTAGCGGAAATCACACGGCTGGGTATGAAAATGGGAGCCAACCCACTGACATTCGCAGGGCTCTCTGGTCTTGGCGATCTGATTGTAACCTGTACGAGTGTACACAGCCGAAACTGGCGGGCTGGTAATATGCTTGGAAAAGGTAAAAGTGTTGAGGAAGTATTATCAGAGATGGGGATGGTAGTAGAAGGGATCCGAACCACCCAGGCTGCATATGAGCTTGCCCGTAAACTTGAGGTGGAGATGCCGATTACCAACGAACTCTATGAAGTTTTATTCAATGATAAATCACCGGAAGAAGCAGTGACAGAGCTCATGGGCCGGGTTAAAAAACACGAAGTAGAGGACCTGAAATTAAGGAAAGATGACTTTAAAGAATAA
- the ypeB gene encoding germination protein YpeB, producing MMVRSVLIGVLAIALIGTGFWGWGQQEEKNAILLQNENNYQRAFHELSYHVDMLHDELGATLAMNSKERLSPSLAEVWRLTAQAQTDLGQLPLGMMPFSKTEEFLYKIGQYSYQNAIRDLDQDPLTDEEYKNLQKLYEQAGEVQGDIRKVQSMVLRDNLKWTDVELELASQQEPYNNSVINGFEMLDETVGGFSEVDFGAGTSEIGADDKAIAKNLKGKNVSEREAIKKAHKFMDIESSGGTEISESGEGLEYKAYTITIPDAKHGTNIVLDMTRKGGEPVWMLNERDIDEQDISLNEASEKAERFLERNGYENMQLTDSRQYDNIGVFKFAEVLDNVRVYSDSISVEVALDEGDIIGFEAFAYLEHHRDREVEEPKLTKEEAEERLNPNLEVMEYHLAVIENQLEEEVLCYEFYGVINNDTYRIFINAENGKEEQVEKLANAEPVLRQNQ from the coding sequence ATGATGGTTCGGTCTGTATTAATAGGAGTATTAGCTATCGCGTTGATTGGCACTGGATTTTGGGGCTGGGGACAACAGGAAGAGAAAAATGCTATTCTGTTACAAAACGAGAATAATTACCAGAGAGCATTTCATGAATTATCTTATCATGTAGATATGCTCCATGATGAGCTTGGGGCAACACTCGCCATGAATTCTAAAGAACGTCTCTCCCCATCACTTGCTGAAGTGTGGAGGCTCACTGCCCAGGCACAGACGGATTTGGGGCAGCTTCCCCTTGGCATGATGCCTTTCAGTAAAACGGAAGAATTTTTATACAAAATCGGTCAGTATTCTTATCAGAACGCTATAAGAGACCTGGATCAGGACCCGTTAACAGATGAGGAATACAAAAACCTGCAAAAACTTTACGAACAGGCAGGAGAAGTACAGGGTGATATCCGAAAGGTGCAGTCCATGGTCCTGCGGGATAATTTGAAATGGACAGATGTTGAACTTGAACTTGCTTCCCAGCAGGAACCATACAATAATTCAGTGATTAATGGTTTTGAGATGCTCGATGAGACTGTCGGCGGCTTCTCGGAAGTAGACTTTGGAGCAGGTACTTCTGAAATAGGCGCAGATGATAAAGCAATTGCAAAAAATTTAAAAGGGAAAAATGTTTCTGAAAGAGAAGCGATAAAAAAGGCACACAAATTCATGGATATTGAATCTTCCGGCGGAACTGAGATTAGTGAGAGTGGAGAAGGGCTGGAATACAAAGCTTATACAATAACTATTCCAGATGCGAAACATGGCACGAATATTGTCCTGGATATGACCAGGAAAGGTGGAGAACCAGTCTGGATGCTTAATGAAAGGGATATTGACGAGCAGGACATCAGCTTGAATGAAGCGTCCGAAAAAGCGGAAAGGTTCCTTGAGCGGAATGGGTATGAAAATATGCAGTTAACCGACAGCAGACAGTACGATAACATCGGAGTATTCAAGTTTGCCGAGGTACTTGACAATGTCAGAGTATATTCCGATTCCATCTCGGTTGAAGTTGCTCTGGATGAAGGGGACATCATCGGATTTGAAGCCTTTGCTTACCTGGAGCATCACAGGGACAGAGAGGTGGAAGAACCAAAGTTAACGAAAGAGGAAGCCGAAGAACGACTGAACCCTAACCTGGAAGTCATGGAATACCATCTCGCAGTTATCGAGAACCAATTGGAAGAGGAAGTACTTTGCTATGAATTTTACGGTGTGATAAATAATGATACGTACAGAATTTTTATCAATGCCGAGAATGGCAAAGAGGAGCAGGTGGAGAAGTTAGCAAACGCAGAACCTGTGCTCCGACAGAATCAATAA
- the spoIVA gene encoding stage IV sporulation protein A — MEKIDIFKDIAERTGGDIYLGVVGAVRTGKSTFIKKFMELAVIPNIENEADRARAQDELPQSAAGKQIMTTEPKFVPNQAVKIHVGDGLDVNVRVVDSVGYAVPGARGYEDENGPRMINTPWYEDPIPFHEAAEIGTRKVIQEHSTLGVVVTTDGSIGEIERSDYAESEKRVIEELKEVGKPFIVLVNSVHPQHPDTEQLRSSIEEEHDVPVLAMNIEGMAEQDINNVMREVLFEFPVHEVNVNLPSWVMVLKEDHWLRDNYEIAVRDTVKDIKRLRDVDRVVGQFFEYEFIDEARLAGIEMGQGVAEIDLHAPDDLYDEILKEVVGVEIRGKDHLLELMQDFSEAKREYDQVAEALKMVKQTGYGIAAPSIEDMSLDEPEIIRQGSRFGVRLKAVAPSIHMIKVDVESEFAPIIGTEKQSEELVRYLMQDFEENPLSIWNSDIFGRSLNSIVREGISAKLSLMPENARYKLKETLERIINEGSGGLIAIIL; from the coding sequence GTGGAAAAAATTGATATCTTTAAAGATATTGCGGAACGAACAGGCGGTGATATTTACTTAGGGGTGGTAGGGGCGGTCCGGACAGGTAAGTCTACCTTTATTAAAAAGTTTATGGAGCTCGCAGTTATCCCAAACATTGAAAATGAAGCAGATCGGGCAAGAGCACAGGATGAATTACCTCAAAGTGCTGCAGGAAAGCAAATAATGACCACTGAACCTAAGTTTGTACCTAACCAGGCAGTTAAAATACATGTAGGCGATGGCCTTGATGTTAATGTGAGAGTGGTTGACAGCGTTGGGTACGCCGTTCCTGGAGCGAGGGGATACGAAGATGAAAACGGGCCCCGGATGATTAATACCCCGTGGTACGAGGATCCAATCCCTTTCCACGAAGCTGCGGAAATCGGTACGAGAAAGGTTATACAGGAACATTCCACACTAGGAGTTGTAGTGACAACCGATGGCTCTATTGGCGAGATTGAAAGAAGCGATTATGCAGAGTCTGAAAAGAGGGTAATCGAAGAGCTCAAAGAAGTCGGAAAGCCGTTCATTGTCCTTGTTAATAGTGTCCACCCGCAGCATCCGGATACGGAACAGCTGAGATCGAGTATTGAAGAGGAGCATGACGTGCCTGTTTTGGCTATGAATATTGAAGGGATGGCAGAGCAGGATATTAATAATGTAATGCGTGAAGTGCTCTTTGAATTTCCTGTCCATGAAGTGAATGTGAACCTGCCAAGCTGGGTGATGGTGCTTAAGGAAGATCACTGGCTGAGAGACAACTATGAAATAGCTGTGAGGGATACTGTTAAAGATATTAAGCGTCTGAGAGATGTAGACAGGGTTGTTGGCCAGTTCTTTGAATACGAATTTATCGATGAAGCCCGTCTTGCGGGGATCGAGATGGGGCAGGGAGTAGCGGAAATTGACCTGCATGCGCCTGATGATCTCTATGATGAAATATTAAAAGAAGTGGTTGGTGTTGAAATCCGCGGCAAAGACCACTTGCTGGAGCTTATGCAGGACTTTTCAGAAGCAAAACGGGAGTATGACCAGGTTGCGGAAGCACTGAAAATGGTTAAACAGACAGGGTACGGAATTGCCGCCCCGTCTATCGAGGATATGAGCCTTGATGAGCCGGAAATTATCAGGCAGGGTTCCAGGTTTGGTGTCCGTTTAAAAGCTGTAGCTCCTTCCATTCACATGATCAAAGTAGATGTGGAATCTGAATTTGCTCCTATCATAGGAACTGAAAAGCAAAGCGAAGAACTTGTGCGTTACCTGATGCAGGACTTTGAAGAAAATCCATTGTCTATCTGGAACTCCGATATATTTGGAAGGTCCCTCAATTCCATTGTGCGGGAAGGAATATCAGCTAAATTATCATTAATGCCTGAAAATGCGAGGTATAAACTTAAAGAGACACTGGAGCGTATTATCAATGAGGGATCAGGAGGATTAATAGCCATTATTTTATAA
- the sleB gene encoding spore cortex-lytic enzyme has translation MLLAAPQPADAFSDQVIQKGATGDDVVELQARLQYIGFYNGDIDGVFGWSTYWATRNFQHEFGMEVTGLAGEKTKDMLERSTQYDKEYVHRMLREGRKFTYYGGMDKKIQKGPKGSGDAPQQGGQRQPQGGGGQQPPAEPEQQGGQQEAPAPQGGQEGGAEQPAPAQEQEQPAPEAPQEEPVPAPEEEEPVPQDNAADIESAINVPEGFTDNDIRIMAQAVYGEARGEPYVGQVAVAAVILNRIASPTFPNTASGVIFEPRAFTAVADGQIYMEPDETARKAVLDAINGQDPSGNALYYFNPDTATSGWIWTRPQIKKIGKHIFCE, from the coding sequence ATGCTGCTGGCGGCTCCCCAGCCTGCAGACGCATTCAGTGACCAGGTTATCCAGAAGGGCGCTACCGGGGACGATGTAGTCGAGCTCCAGGCACGCCTTCAGTACATTGGATTTTACAATGGGGATATTGATGGTGTTTTTGGTTGGAGCACCTACTGGGCAACACGTAATTTCCAGCATGAGTTTGGTATGGAAGTTACCGGGCTTGCAGGTGAAAAAACAAAGGATATGCTTGAAAGGTCAACACAATACGACAAAGAATATGTCCATCGGATGCTCAGGGAGGGCAGAAAGTTTACTTATTACGGAGGGATGGACAAAAAAATACAAAAAGGACCAAAAGGCAGCGGGGATGCCCCTCAGCAAGGAGGGCAAAGGCAGCCACAAGGCGGAGGGGGACAGCAGCCTCCTGCGGAACCTGAGCAGCAGGGCGGGCAACAGGAAGCACCGGCTCCTCAGGGAGGCCAGGAGGGAGGCGCAGAGCAGCCTGCGCCAGCACAGGAACAGGAACAGCCTGCACCTGAGGCACCTCAGGAGGAGCCGGTTCCGGCTCCTGAAGAAGAAGAACCAGTCCCACAGGACAACGCAGCAGATATTGAAAGTGCTATAAATGTTCCGGAAGGGTTTACAGACAATGACATAAGGATCATGGCCCAGGCAGTTTACGGAGAGGCAAGGGGAGAACCTTATGTGGGGCAGGTTGCTGTTGCTGCTGTCATATTGAACAGAATAGCCAGCCCAACATTCCCTAACACAGCTTCAGGAGTGATTTTTGAACCGAGAGCCTTTACTGCAGTAGCAGATGGGCAGATTTACATGGAGCCGGATGAAACAGCCCGGAAAGCGGTTCTTGATGCTATAAATGGCCAGGATCCATCCGGGAATGCATTATATTATTTTAATCCTGATACTGCAACATCAGGATGGATCTGGACACGGCCGCAGATTAAGAAGATTGGCAAACATATTTTTTGTGAATAA
- a CDS encoding stage VI sporulation protein F, translating into MDEKKGSIFDQVEKKTNVKQQDLFKLANQVSSTDLKNEENVRNLIHQVAKLANVPVSKKKEDELVKAITSNNVPTDFASLAKMFQNK; encoded by the coding sequence TTGGACGAGAAAAAAGGATCGATATTTGATCAGGTGGAAAAAAAGACAAATGTGAAGCAGCAGGATTTATTTAAACTGGCTAATCAGGTAAGCTCCACCGACTTGAAAAACGAAGAAAATGTCCGGAATCTCATTCATCAGGTTGCAAAGTTAGCGAATGTACCTGTCTCGAAGAAAAAGGAAGATGAGTTAGTAAAAGCGATCACATCTAACAATGTCCCGACTGACTTTGCCAGCCTGGCAAAAATGTTTCAAAATAAGTAA
- a CDS encoding 1-acyl-sn-glycerol-3-phosphate acyltransferase, translating into MKNSLYSLGQFLCRVFFRIFYRVKIIGRDNIPGDGGVLLCSNHIHILDPPLVGCFLKRKTRYMAKAELFSQPVLKSLLPKLGAFPIRRGMSDRQALRTGLKLLKEGEMIGVFPEGTRSKTGELGKGLAGVGFFALRSDANVVPCAVIGSYKLFSKLLIVYGPPVDMETLRENRASAEEATEEIMEGIRKLLKEYELRG; encoded by the coding sequence GTGAAAAACAGTTTATACAGCTTAGGCCAGTTTTTGTGCCGGGTTTTCTTCCGAATATTTTACCGTGTAAAGATCATTGGCAGAGACAATATACCAGGCGATGGCGGTGTCCTCTTATGCAGCAACCATATACATATACTTGATCCTCCATTAGTCGGCTGCTTCCTAAAGAGAAAGACACGATATATGGCTAAAGCAGAACTTTTCTCCCAGCCAGTCTTAAAATCCCTTCTTCCGAAACTTGGTGCTTTTCCGATCAGAAGAGGAATGAGTGACCGCCAGGCACTAAGGACAGGGCTTAAACTCCTGAAAGAAGGGGAGATGATCGGTGTGTTTCCTGAAGGAACGCGCAGTAAAACCGGGGAGCTTGGGAAAGGCCTGGCCGGAGTTGGTTTTTTTGCCCTCCGTTCTGACGCTAATGTTGTTCCATGTGCCGTGATAGGCAGCTATAAATTATTTTCAAAGCTTCTCATAGTTTACGGGCCTCCTGTTGATATGGAAACCCTCAGAGAAAACCGGGCTTCCGCAGAAGAAGCAACAGAGGAAATCATGGAAGGAATCCGTAAACTCCTTAAAGAATATGAGTTAAGAGGCTGA
- the der gene encoding ribosome biogenesis GTPase Der, whose translation MPKPVLAIVGRPNVGKSTIFNRIVGERIAIVEDKPGVTRDRIYSSAEWLNHEFHVIDTGGIEMNEEPLMVQMRQQAELAIEEADVICFVVNGREGMTGADEEVAQILYRSKKPVVLAVNKIDDPTMHDRLYEFYSLGVGDPFPISGSHGIGLGDLLDQVAEHFPKDKEEDYDEDTIRISLIGRPNVGKSSLVNAILGEERVIVSDIPGTTRDAIDTPFEKDGQDYVVIDTAGMRKKGKVYESTEKYSVLRALRAIERSDVVLMVINAEEGIIEQDKKIAGYAHEAGRAIIIVVNKWDVIEKDDKTMKNFEQKIRDEFLYLDYAPILFLSAKTKRRMHNLLPMVNKVSEIHNLRVPTHVLNDLIVDAVTMNPAPTDSGGKRLRINYATQVAVAPPTFVLFVNDPELLHFSYRRFLENKIRDTFDFTGTPIRIIARKKND comes from the coding sequence GTGCCAAAACCGGTATTAGCAATTGTAGGAAGACCAAATGTAGGGAAATCAACAATTTTTAACCGAATAGTAGGAGAACGAATCGCCATTGTCGAAGATAAACCAGGGGTGACAAGAGACAGAATATACAGTTCAGCAGAGTGGCTTAACCATGAATTTCATGTCATTGATACAGGCGGTATCGAAATGAATGAAGAACCCCTCATGGTACAGATGCGGCAGCAGGCTGAACTGGCAATAGAAGAGGCGGATGTCATTTGTTTTGTCGTAAACGGCAGAGAAGGTATGACAGGAGCCGATGAAGAAGTTGCTCAAATCCTGTACCGTTCAAAAAAACCTGTCGTATTAGCCGTAAATAAAATCGACGACCCGACCATGCACGATCGCCTGTATGAATTTTACAGCCTGGGGGTCGGTGATCCTTTCCCTATTTCCGGATCTCATGGGATAGGTCTTGGAGATTTGCTGGATCAGGTTGCTGAACATTTTCCAAAAGACAAAGAAGAAGATTATGACGAGGATACAATCAGAATTAGTCTTATTGGCCGCCCTAATGTCGGTAAGTCTTCTCTTGTCAATGCTATTCTGGGTGAAGAAAGAGTCATTGTCAGTGATATCCCGGGCACAACAAGGGATGCGATTGATACCCCATTCGAAAAAGATGGTCAGGACTATGTGGTAATCGATACAGCGGGAATGCGGAAAAAAGGTAAAGTGTATGAGAGTACAGAAAAGTATTCCGTGCTCCGGGCTTTACGGGCTATTGAGCGTTCCGACGTCGTTCTGATGGTTATTAACGCAGAAGAAGGAATTATCGAACAGGACAAAAAGATTGCCGGGTACGCCCATGAAGCCGGAAGGGCTATTATAATAGTTGTGAACAAGTGGGACGTCATTGAAAAAGATGATAAAACAATGAAAAACTTTGAACAGAAAATCCGTGATGAATTTCTGTACCTTGACTATGCACCGATTTTATTTTTATCAGCTAAAACAAAACGCAGGATGCATAATCTTCTGCCTATGGTGAATAAAGTCAGCGAAATTCATAATTTGCGGGTACCGACTCACGTGCTGAATGATCTTATCGTCGATGCGGTAACGATGAATCCTGCACCTACAGACAGCGGGGGAAAGAGACTGCGGATCAACTATGCTACGCAGGTCGCAGTGGCACCGCCAACTTTCGTCTTGTTTGTTAATGACCCTGAACTTCTGCACTTCTCGTACAGAAGATTCCTGGAAAATAAAATCCGTGACACATTCGATTTCACAGGTACTCCTATCCGGATCATTGCCCGTAAAAAAAATGACTGA
- the plsY gene encoding glycerol-3-phosphate 1-O-acyltransferase PlsY, translating to MTAVISIIISYLIGAISFSYLLAKKLKKVDIRQHGSGNAGATNTLRVLGVGPAIAVLLLDCLKGVAAVLLGFWLTGEGMVAAACGIAAIAGHNWPVYFGFRGGKGVATTIGVLATLVFFAALIAGIIAIISIVITRYVSLGSLIFIVLTTVITFFFHGFFDYPAYLSYFILFIALLTLWRHRTNIKRLFQGTESKIGEKAT from the coding sequence ATGACAGCAGTTATCTCAATTATTATTTCGTACTTAATAGGCGCTATCAGCTTCAGTTATCTGCTGGCCAAAAAACTGAAAAAGGTTGATATCAGGCAGCACGGCAGCGGAAACGCCGGGGCCACAAACACGCTGAGGGTGCTCGGCGTAGGCCCTGCGATAGCGGTTTTGCTGCTTGACTGCCTGAAGGGTGTTGCCGCAGTTTTGCTGGGATTCTGGCTTACTGGAGAGGGCATGGTGGCTGCTGCCTGCGGCATTGCCGCAATTGCCGGGCATAACTGGCCGGTTTATTTCGGCTTCAGAGGCGGAAAAGGTGTGGCTACTACAATAGGTGTTCTCGCTACTCTTGTATTTTTCGCTGCATTAATCGCAGGTATTATTGCTATTATTTCTATTGTTATTACCAGATATGTTTCTTTAGGATCATTAATTTTTATCGTACTGACCACAGTGATCACCTTTTTCTTTCACGGTTTCTTTGACTATCCGGCGTATTTATCTTATTTCATACTGTTTATTGCATTGCTTACTTTATGGCGCCACAGAACAAATATAAAACGCCTGTTTCAAGGTACTGAGAGCAAAATTGGAGAAAAAGCAACTTAA